A single Fodinicurvata sp. EGI_FJ10296 DNA region contains:
- a CDS encoding S-(hydroxymethyl)glutathione dehydrogenase/class III alcohol dehydrogenase: MKARAAVALEAGKPLQLTEIDVEGPRAGEVLVRIAATSVCHTDAFTLSGADPEGLFPSVLGHEGAGIVQEVGAGVTSVKPGDHVIPLYTAECGKCKFCLSGKTNLCQAVRATQGKGLMPDGTTRFSLDGKPLYHYMGCSTFSEYTVLPEVSLAVVSPDAPLDKICLLGCGVTTGIGAVMNTAKVEPGSTVAVFGLGAIGLAVIQGAQMAGATRIIAIDVNPDKFTLAGQFGATEFVNPKDYDDPIQKVIVDLTDGGVDYSFECIGNVNVMRSALECCHKGWGESIIIGVAGAGEEISTRPFQLVTGRVWKGSAFGGVKGRSELPGYVDRYMKGEIKIDEFITHDLPFDRINEAFDLLHAGKSIRTVLHY, from the coding sequence ATGAAGGCACGTGCCGCCGTCGCGCTGGAAGCCGGCAAACCCCTGCAATTGACGGAGATCGATGTCGAGGGGCCCCGTGCCGGCGAAGTCCTGGTTCGGATTGCGGCCACCAGCGTTTGCCATACCGACGCCTTCACCCTGTCCGGCGCCGACCCGGAGGGGCTGTTCCCGTCCGTCCTCGGCCATGAGGGCGCCGGCATCGTGCAGGAGGTGGGCGCCGGTGTGACCTCGGTGAAACCCGGCGATCATGTGATTCCGCTCTACACGGCCGAATGCGGCAAGTGCAAATTCTGCCTCTCCGGCAAAACCAATCTCTGCCAGGCGGTGCGAGCGACGCAGGGCAAGGGTCTCATGCCCGACGGCACGACGCGGTTTTCCCTCGATGGCAAGCCGCTCTATCACTACATGGGATGCTCGACGTTCAGCGAATACACCGTCCTGCCCGAAGTTTCGTTGGCCGTTGTCTCGCCCGACGCGCCGCTCGACAAGATCTGCCTGCTGGGTTGCGGCGTGACGACTGGCATCGGCGCCGTGATGAACACGGCAAAGGTCGAACCGGGATCGACGGTAGCGGTGTTCGGGCTGGGCGCCATCGGCCTGGCGGTCATCCAGGGCGCGCAGATGGCCGGCGCGACCCGCATCATCGCCATCGATGTCAACCCGGACAAATTCACCCTCGCCGGTCAGTTCGGCGCCACGGAATTCGTCAATCCCAAGGATTACGACGACCCCATACAAAAGGTCATCGTCGACCTGACCGATGGTGGCGTGGACTATTCCTTCGAGTGCATCGGCAATGTGAACGTCATGCGCTCGGCGCTGGAGTGCTGTCACAAGGGTTGGGGCGAGTCGATCATCATCGGCGTTGCCGGCGCCGGTGAGGAAATCTCCACCCGGCCATTCCAGTTGGTCACGGGCCGGGTCTGGAAAGGATCGGCCTTCGGCGGCGTCAAGGGGCGCAGCGAACTGCCGGGCTATGTCGATCGCTACATGAAGGGTGAGATCAAGATCGACGAGTTTATCACCCATGACCTGCCCTTCGACCGGATCAACGAGGCCTTCGACCTGCTCCATGCCGGCAAGAGCATCCGCACGGTGCTGCATTACTGA
- the ppsA gene encoding phosphoenolpyruvate synthase — MANSVLWFDDIDREQVAVVGGKNASLGEMTRNLAAKGVPIPPGFATTADAYWRFIEHNTLTETIRGALSDWEAGKKSLAEIGRMIRSAIVHGDWPPESAEAILGAYRELGKRTGETDTAVAVRSSATAEDLPDASFAGQQESYLNIAGEAAVLDACRRCYASLFTDRAISYRKAKDFDHMKIALSVGVQKMVRADKGGAGVMFSIDTETGFDSVVLITGAWGLGETVVQGAVDPDEYQVFKPLLSDPALSPIIERRLGAKDRKMIYAGSGDPASDGKPTRTVPTSEAERRRYVLNDDEIVALARWACIIEDHYGMPMDMEWAREGRGGPLYIVQARPETVQSRRGAEVLKSYSLDNRGETLATGLSIGDQIVTGRVCLIRDVKEIDRFVEGSVLVTDTTDPDWVPIMKKAAAIVTDHGGRTSHAAIVSRELGLPAIVGTGNATKLLHDQQDVTVCCAEGDVGTVYEGFGDISVEEIAIGDIPATKTRVMLNIGNPAAAMRWWRLPADGVGLARMEFVVSNAIKAHPMALIHPEQVDKEARSAIADLIAGYESGAEYFVDRLSKGLSRIAAVAYPNPVIVRMSDFKTNEYANLLGGAGFEPHEENPMLGFRGASRYDSDRYREGFALECQAIRRLRTDMGFTNVVVMIPFCRTPEEADGVLRVMAENGLERGRDGLQVYMMCEIPSNVIRAEEFARRFDGFSIGSNDLTQLVLGVDRDSDALSGVFDERDPAVTWMIERAIKGAHKAGIKIGLCGQAPSDHPEFAAFLVACGIDSISVTPDSFVSVKRIVADAEGQSSA; from the coding sequence ATGGCCAATTCCGTATTGTGGTTCGATGACATCGACCGCGAGCAGGTCGCCGTCGTCGGCGGCAAGAATGCGTCGCTGGGCGAGATGACGCGCAACCTGGCGGCCAAGGGAGTTCCGATCCCACCGGGTTTCGCGACGACGGCCGATGCGTATTGGCGGTTCATCGAGCATAACACGCTCACCGAAACGATCCGCGGCGCGCTTTCCGATTGGGAGGCGGGCAAGAAATCGCTGGCCGAAATCGGCCGGATGATCCGGTCAGCGATCGTGCACGGCGATTGGCCCCCCGAAAGCGCCGAAGCGATTCTCGGCGCCTATCGCGAACTGGGCAAAAGAACCGGCGAGACCGATACGGCGGTGGCCGTGCGCTCCAGCGCGACGGCGGAAGATCTGCCCGACGCCAGTTTCGCGGGACAGCAGGAAAGCTATCTGAATATCGCCGGCGAGGCGGCCGTGCTCGACGCCTGCCGCCGCTGTTATGCGTCGCTGTTCACCGATCGGGCGATCAGCTATCGCAAGGCCAAAGACTTCGATCATATGAAGATCGCGCTGTCGGTCGGCGTCCAGAAGATGGTGCGGGCCGACAAGGGCGGCGCCGGCGTGATGTTCTCCATTGACACCGAAACCGGTTTCGACAGCGTCGTCCTGATCACTGGCGCCTGGGGGCTGGGAGAGACGGTCGTGCAAGGCGCTGTCGACCCCGACGAATATCAGGTCTTCAAGCCGCTGTTGTCCGACCCGGCGCTGTCGCCGATCATCGAGCGGCGGCTTGGCGCCAAGGACCGCAAGATGATCTATGCCGGCAGCGGCGATCCCGCTTCCGACGGCAAACCAACGCGGACCGTCCCGACCTCGGAGGCCGAGCGGCGGCGCTATGTCCTGAACGACGACGAGATCGTCGCTCTGGCGCGTTGGGCCTGCATCATCGAAGACCATTACGGCATGCCGATGGATATGGAATGGGCCCGCGAAGGCCGCGGCGGCCCGCTTTATATCGTTCAGGCCCGGCCGGAGACGGTGCAGTCACGCCGGGGGGCCGAGGTTCTCAAAAGCTATAGCCTGGACAATCGGGGCGAGACGCTGGCGACTGGCCTTAGTATCGGCGACCAGATCGTCACCGGCCGTGTCTGCCTGATCCGCGACGTCAAGGAGATTGACCGGTTCGTCGAGGGTTCCGTGCTGGTAACAGACACCACCGATCCGGACTGGGTGCCGATCATGAAAAAGGCGGCGGCGATCGTCACCGACCATGGCGGCCGCACCTCGCACGCCGCGATCGTCAGCCGCGAGCTCGGCTTGCCCGCGATCGTCGGCACCGGCAATGCCACCAAGCTGCTGCATGACCAGCAGGACGTCACGGTGTGCTGTGCCGAGGGCGATGTCGGCACGGTTTACGAAGGGTTCGGCGATATCTCGGTCGAGGAAATCGCCATCGGTGATATCCCGGCGACCAAAACCCGGGTCATGCTGAACATCGGCAACCCGGCGGCTGCGATGCGCTGGTGGCGCTTGCCGGCCGACGGCGTCGGTCTCGCGCGGATGGAGTTCGTCGTTTCCAATGCGATCAAGGCGCATCCCATGGCGCTGATCCATCCCGAGCAGGTCGATAAAGAAGCCCGTTCGGCGATCGCCGACCTGATCGCGGGCTATGAAAGCGGCGCGGAATACTTCGTCGACCGGCTGTCCAAGGGGCTGTCCCGGATCGCGGCCGTGGCGTATCCGAACCCCGTAATCGTCCGGATGAGCGATTTCAAAACCAACGAATACGCGAACCTGCTGGGTGGCGCCGGCTTCGAGCCGCACGAGGAAAATCCGATGCTGGGGTTCCGGGGCGCATCGCGCTACGACAGCGACCGCTACCGCGAGGGCTTCGCGCTGGAATGCCAGGCCATCCGGCGTCTTCGCACCGACATGGGTTTCACCAATGTCGTGGTGATGATCCCGTTCTGCCGAACGCCGGAGGAGGCCGACGGCGTGCTGCGTGTGATGGCCGAGAACGGTCTGGAGCGCGGGCGCGACGGATTGCAGGTCTATATGATGTGCGAAATTCCATCCAACGTCATTCGGGCCGAGGAATTCGCCCGCCGGTTCGACGGCTTTTCCATCGGCAGCAACGATCTGACGCAACTGGTTCTCGGCGTCGACCGCGATAGCGATGCCCTGTCCGGCGTGTTCGATGAACGCGATCCGGCTGTGACATGGATGATCGAGCGCGCGATCAAGGGTGCTCACAAGGCCGGCATCAAGATCGGGCTCTGCGGCCAGGCACCCAGCGATCATCCGGAGTTTGCCGCCTTCCTCGTGGCATGTGGAATCGACTCGATATCGGTAACGCCGGACAGCTTCGTTTCGGTCAAGCGGATCGTTGCCGACGCCGAGGGGCAGTCATCAGCTTGA
- a CDS encoding MFS transporter yields MTTEDLKTSSPRGGLMLILGTVTGIQALASLAVLALATVAPVASASFGIGAEMIGYQVSLMYIAASSTSAVGGTLVRRWGAGTVSQVTLLVGIVGVLGVASANLVLLVIGSLLIGIAYGLPNPAASHLLFKATPSHLRNFVFSLKQTGVPIGGILAGLLLPAVTVLAGWQAAMITTAALLGLLAIAMIPLRARWDTDRDPSARISGSLLDGILLIWRLRALRGLAIMGFCFAALQLSLLTFVITMLVKDLGWSLVLAGGVVAIMQVFGAGGRIVWGVVADRLGNGRYVLGIIGLLSCVATLVTAMLAPYWPIWAVAALLCFFGICSIGWNGVFLAEVARLANRNEVGTATGGALSLTFLGVVLAPSLFSTVYPLTGAYTTTFALMTIFPAIGTIALIVFRPR; encoded by the coding sequence ATGACGACCGAAGACCTCAAGACAAGCAGTCCCCGGGGAGGATTGATGCTGATCCTCGGAACGGTGACCGGCATTCAGGCTTTGGCCAGCCTCGCCGTTCTGGCCCTGGCAACGGTGGCGCCGGTCGCGTCGGCCAGTTTCGGCATTGGCGCCGAGATGATCGGCTATCAGGTCAGCCTGATGTATATCGCGGCGTCGTCCACTTCAGCCGTCGGCGGAACACTGGTGCGGCGGTGGGGCGCAGGTACTGTCAGCCAGGTGACACTACTGGTCGGGATTGTCGGCGTCCTGGGTGTCGCCAGCGCCAACCTCGTTCTGCTGGTCATCGGATCGCTGTTGATCGGCATCGCCTATGGCTTGCCCAATCCGGCCGCGTCCCATCTGCTGTTCAAGGCGACCCCGTCTCATCTGCGGAACTTCGTGTTTTCGCTCAAGCAGACCGGCGTCCCGATCGGCGGCATCCTGGCGGGCTTGCTGCTGCCGGCGGTGACGGTGCTGGCCGGCTGGCAGGCGGCGATGATCACGACGGCGGCCCTGCTGGGCCTGCTGGCCATCGCGATGATACCACTGCGCGCCCGCTGGGACACCGACCGCGACCCATCCGCCCGAATATCGGGTTCCCTGCTCGATGGCATCCTGCTGATCTGGCGCCTGCGGGCTCTTCGCGGACTTGCAATCATGGGATTCTGCTTCGCCGCGCTACAGTTGTCGCTGCTGACCTTCGTCATCACCATGCTGGTTAAGGATCTGGGCTGGTCGCTGGTACTGGCGGGCGGCGTCGTCGCCATCATGCAGGTGTTCGGCGCCGGCGGGCGCATCGTCTGGGGGGTGGTTGCCGACCGTCTGGGTAACGGACGTTACGTTCTCGGCATTATCGGGCTTCTGTCCTGCGTTGCCACGCTGGTGACCGCGATGCTGGCCCCCTACTGGCCGATTTGGGCCGTCGCGGCTCTGCTGTGCTTTTTCGGCATCTGCTCGATCGGCTGGAACGGCGTTTTTCTGGCCGAGGTCGCCCGCCTGGCCAATCGCAACGAGGTCGGAACCGCAACCGGTGGCGCGTTGTCGCTCACCTTTCTGGGTGTGGTGCTTGCACCGTCGCTGTTCTCTACCGTCTATCCTCTCACCGGCGCCTATACCACGACCTTCGCCCTCATGACGATCTTTCCAGCCATTGGGACTATTGCACTCATCGTCTTTCGCCCTCGTTAA